From Proteiniborus sp. MB09-C3, the proteins below share one genomic window:
- a CDS encoding SHOCT domain-containing protein: MTKEQTAKEVEYKMALKLLKILLSRGIITDEEYAKIDELNRQTFSPQLAKVYV, from the coding sequence ATGACAAAAGAGCAAACAGCGAAAGAAGTAGAATATAAAATGGCTTTAAAACTACTGAAAATCTTACTTTCTAGAGGAATTATAACGGATGAAGAATATGCAAAAATTGATGAATTAAACCGTCAGACCTTTTCTCCACAACTTGCAAAAGTATATGTGTAA
- a CDS encoding resolvase: MNREELYEMMDEKLGYAYVYEKGNGGKHTDYMFNMTPENIANFIGKHAYTADKVVLTDMCDRLIVESIYGGFIMNCPNQEFCRNIIFYLDPIQMGEVDPKEFTVVTREKMQALWDAEEASVMQAEFRML, from the coding sequence ATGAATAGAGAAGAATTGTATGAAATGATGGATGAGAAACTCGGATATGCCTATGTTTATGAAAAAGGAAATGGTGGGAAGCATACGGACTATATGTTTAATATGACTCCAGAAAACATCGCAAACTTTATTGGTAAGCATGCTTATACTGCAGATAAAGTTGTTTTGACTGATATGTGTGATAGATTGATTGTGGAATCCATCTATGGTGGATTTATTATGAATTGTCCAAACCAAGAGTTTTGCCGAAATATTATTTTTTATCTAGACCCTATACAAATGGGTGAAGTGGATCCGAAAGAATTCACAGTGGTGACCAGAGAAAAGATGCAAGCACTTTGGGATGCTGAAGAAGCATCTGTTATGCAAGCTGAGTTTAGAATGTTGTAG
- a CDS encoding DEAD/DEAH box helicase, whose product MDELIQSVLDKWLEIEYYHVANKAGFINEKRVIKGSYKLILDTIRCLDYLTTVKNDYPSNYVITVIALMWEHVDRNEYDIRNFVLKILTRIGYPTSAIIIDDEFDISEGKFFRPNSIIDMLTLTLQHQKNEITIMEHVFLLTDFQIEIWKGLNEEKLIGISAPTSAGKSFVILLNTISKIISENIDVVYIIPTLSLLNQVTEDYNKMLKKLGVKNYKIVNSFNPNVSNDYKTIYVLTQEKALAAFSNEKTAFSKKMILVADEIQNIERIQVDSDLRSKILYDTLIEFRNKKNVEQIIISGPRIEEIDTLGHRLFGKKAHDITTTISPVLNLTYSIKKVDERFYFKQYCAIKDTSYSRLINNPSQIAGYGNKQYSSEYMDYLFAFIQKIGLQDQNIIFAPTSKKAKEIACFLSDKSSDKSKDLNDLIEYYRDSINENYAMCITLEKGIAYHHGKLPMHVRRTIEKAISDKLIQNVVCTTTLMQGVNMPAQNVIIRNPHLYTRKKAGSTELSSYEMANLRGRAGRLLKDFIGRTYVLDESGFEGLDEYNQFDLFEDTSVELPVGYGDKYEEYKNEVNEVLSKNESVNAGMNKYGYLVSYIRQTVLRYGKNAITRMNEVGISLTKEQVAAIINKMSSISVPKEICLKNRYWDPIVLDNIYTEFKSKKLPITPVERGAKTRLNEMLKFLRDNHSTTHMYNRYVPEVYREGIGRSILCSTCMDWSCEKPLSEILSGERYSGENATENIDNMIDTLQKVVSFNIPLLLKPIFDIFGNESIFLLCMQAGAYKAFTRRMIEMGVPRETSIYLAEKLLNKYTPNVKAEDDIESIIKNVIKKNFSSLPYWIQVQLEFMI is encoded by the coding sequence ATGGATGAGTTGATACAATCGGTTTTAGATAAATGGCTTGAAATAGAATACTATCATGTGGCTAATAAAGCTGGATTTATTAATGAAAAAAGAGTCATAAAAGGAAGTTATAAGCTAATTCTGGATACTATAAGGTGTTTAGATTATTTAACGACTGTTAAAAATGATTACCCTTCCAATTATGTTATAACGGTAATTGCCTTAATGTGGGAACATGTTGATCGAAATGAGTATGATATACGAAATTTTGTTCTTAAGATACTAACTCGTATAGGGTATCCAACATCTGCAATTATTATTGATGATGAATTTGATATTAGTGAAGGCAAATTTTTCAGACCAAATAGTATAATTGATATGTTGACATTAACACTGCAACATCAAAAAAATGAAATTACTATAATGGAACATGTTTTTTTACTTACTGACTTTCAAATAGAGATTTGGAAGGGATTAAATGAGGAAAAGTTGATTGGAATCTCAGCGCCAACCTCTGCAGGTAAATCATTTGTAATTCTGTTAAACACTATTTCAAAAATTATCTCAGAAAATATTGATGTAGTCTATATTATTCCGACCCTTAGTTTACTTAACCAAGTAACAGAAGATTATAACAAGATGTTAAAAAAATTGGGCGTAAAAAACTACAAAATTGTGAATAGTTTCAATCCAAATGTAAGTAATGATTACAAGACCATATATGTACTTACTCAAGAGAAAGCATTGGCGGCTTTTTCTAATGAAAAAACCGCATTTTCAAAAAAAATGATATTGGTGGCTGATGAAATACAAAATATAGAAAGAATACAAGTGGATTCCGATTTGCGTTCTAAAATACTGTATGATACATTGATCGAATTTCGAAACAAGAAAAATGTTGAACAAATAATAATTTCTGGACCGAGAATAGAGGAAATTGATACATTAGGGCATAGATTATTTGGGAAAAAGGCTCATGATATAACAACGACAATAAGCCCTGTTTTAAATTTAACATATAGTATAAAGAAGGTCGATGAACGCTTCTATTTTAAACAGTATTGCGCTATTAAAGATACTTCCTACTCGCGACTTATAAATAATCCAAGTCAAATCGCTGGATATGGTAATAAACAATATTCAAGTGAGTACATGGACTACCTATTTGCTTTTATCCAAAAAATTGGTTTACAAGATCAAAACATTATTTTTGCACCGACATCAAAGAAAGCAAAAGAAATTGCATGTTTTCTTTCAGATAAGTCGAGTGATAAATCAAAGGATTTAAATGATCTCATAGAATATTATAGAGATAGTATAAATGAGAATTACGCAATGTGCATAACTCTTGAAAAGGGAATTGCATATCATCATGGGAAACTTCCTATGCATGTAAGGAGAACGATAGAAAAGGCTATTTCGGACAAGCTAATACAAAATGTTGTATGTACAACTACGCTGATGCAAGGCGTTAATATGCCTGCACAAAATGTAATAATTAGAAATCCGCATTTATATACAAGAAAGAAAGCTGGATCTACGGAATTATCTTCATATGAAATGGCTAATTTACGAGGACGAGCTGGAAGATTATTAAAAGACTTCATTGGACGTACTTATGTATTAGATGAAAGTGGCTTTGAAGGTTTAGATGAATACAATCAGTTTGATTTGTTTGAGGATACAAGTGTTGAATTGCCTGTTGGATATGGGGATAAATATGAAGAATATAAAAATGAAGTGAATGAAGTTCTGAGTAAGAACGAAAGTGTAAATGCCGGCATGAATAAATATGGTTATTTAGTTTCTTATATTAGACAAACTGTACTTCGTTATGGTAAAAATGCAATAACTAGAATGAATGAAGTAGGGATAAGTCTTACAAAGGAACAAGTTGCTGCAATCATTAATAAAATGAGCAGTATAAGTGTCCCTAAAGAAATATGTTTAAAGAACAGGTATTGGGATCCAATTGTGCTTGATAATATCTACACAGAGTTTAAATCAAAAAAGTTGCCAATTACACCTGTTGAAAGAGGAGCTAAAACTCGACTAAACGAAATGCTAAAATTTCTTCGTGATAACCATTCGACAACTCACATGTATAACAGATATGTACCAGAGGTGTATAGAGAAGGGATAGGTAGATCGATATTATGTAGCACATGTATGGATTGGTCATGTGAGAAACCTTTATCAGAAATTTTATCAGGTGAGAGATATTCTGGAGAGAATGCAACTGAAAATATAGATAATATGATTGATACATTGCAAAAAGTTGTTTCGTTCAACATCCCCCTCTTGTTAAAACCTATATTTGATATATTCGGGAATGAAAGTATTTTCCTTTTGTGCATGCAAGCTGGTGCTTATAAGGCGTTTACGAGAAGGATGATAGAAATGGGAGTACCTAGAGAAACTTCAATATATCTGGCGGAAAAGCTACTGAATAAATATACTCCAAATGTGAAAGCAGAAGATGACATTGAATCAATAATTAAGAACGTGATAAAGAAAAATTTTTCGTCTTTGCCATATTGGATTCAAGTACAATTAGAATTTATGATTTAA
- a CDS encoding recombinase family protein, with the protein MMQRHMPLGYKIVDGKVIIDEEKVDVIKKIFEEYHKGSSLHAIAKELTNAGFLNANNKPNWNHGSVGKILQNIKYVGDDFYPQMIDKETFESVQKRRKKKEQELGRTLQPNSMKNQSLYSNKLVCGECGDVYRKYIEHAGRPSEKSNWKCKRYIYQNRVHCRNLFLTEKDIEDTFLSAINKILSRKWMLDKGRKKEPPRITLEIRRLEERIKELEYEEHFSSKELSELIFKRAKAYYSIAKIDDYDYNTEKIKKLLAEKEQLTEFDEDISINIINQIVIYKDGRILVEFINGITMEEDHEKIREDE; encoded by the coding sequence ATGATGCAAAGGCATATGCCACTTGGCTATAAGATAGTAGATGGAAAAGTAATAATTGATGAAGAAAAGGTAGATGTGATTAAAAAGATATTTGAGGAGTACCATAAAGGATCATCCTTACATGCCATAGCAAAAGAACTTACAAACGCAGGATTTTTAAATGCTAATAACAAACCTAATTGGAATCATGGCTCCGTAGGAAAGATACTTCAAAATATTAAGTACGTAGGGGATGACTTTTATCCTCAGATGATAGATAAGGAAACCTTTGAATCTGTACAGAAAAGAAGAAAGAAAAAAGAGCAAGAACTAGGAAGAACCCTGCAACCTAATAGCATGAAAAATCAAAGTTTATATAGCAATAAATTAGTGTGTGGAGAATGTGGTGATGTTTACCGCAAATACATTGAACATGCTGGCAGACCATCTGAGAAGAGCAACTGGAAGTGTAAGAGGTACATCTACCAAAATAGAGTACACTGTAGAAATTTATTTTTAACTGAAAAAGATATAGAAGATACATTTTTGTCAGCAATCAATAAAATCTTATCAAGAAAGTGGATGCTAGATAAAGGTAGGAAAAAAGAACCTCCAAGGATCACCTTAGAAATTAGAAGGCTGGAAGAACGAATCAAAGAGCTAGAGTACGAAGAGCATTTCTCATCAAAGGAATTATCAGAGCTAATCTTTAAAAGGGCAAAGGCATATTATAGCATCGCTAAAATAGATGATTATGATTATAACACTGAAAAAATAAAAAAATTACTGGCTGAGAAAGAACAGCTAACAGAGTTTGATGAAGATATATCTATAAACATAATAAATCAGATAGTTATTTATAAAGATGGAAGAATCCTAGTAGAATTTATCAATGGCATAACTATGGAGGAGGATCATGAGAAAATAAGAGAGGATGAATGA
- a CDS encoding recombinase family protein, which translates to MAVAVAKKNVAFIPAQTIYDKNVRVELKTLRVAAYCRVSTTLEQQEGSYEAQISYYTEKIKSNPNWKSAGIYADDGKSATNTKKRDDFNAMIDDCMAGKIDMVITKSVSRFARNTVDSLQTIRKLKEKNIAIFFEKEGVNTLESTGELLITILSSQAQEESRNLSENTKWGLTRRYENGIVSINHKKFMGYTKDENGELVIVPEQAEIVRRIFRMYLEGSSIGEIIKALEADKIKTVTGKETWHPGVIEKMLVNEKYMGDALMQKTYTVDFLTKKRVKNNGIVPQYYIEDNHEAIIPKELFYKVQEEKARRASLNKAAVTRKANKLKKEKSKFSSKYALTEILVCAECGHPYRRQTWSKYGQKSAVWRCENRLKNGAKASCKHSPTLKEEPLHNAIMTAINNVVENNGDFIGAFRENVIRVIGGYSTKDIPTEYDEQIESLQKEMLALIEENAKQGAVAEDFDNEYKRISEKINELKQAKLKLVREKKQAENYKQKLTEMDTTLKTVRPQVREFDEDLVRRLINTIKVNKGERLEIQFESGIVMEQMVDYYD; encoded by the coding sequence ATGGCAGTAGCAGTAGCAAAAAAGAATGTAGCATTTATACCAGCACAGACAATATATGACAAGAATGTAAGGGTGGAGCTAAAAACCCTAAGAGTAGCAGCTTACTGTAGAGTTAGTACCACCTTAGAACAACAGGAGGGCAGTTATGAGGCTCAGATATCCTACTACACAGAGAAAATTAAAAGCAACCCAAATTGGAAGAGTGCAGGGATTTATGCAGATGATGGAAAGTCAGCCACTAATACAAAAAAGCGTGATGATTTTAATGCTATGATTGATGACTGTATGGCTGGGAAAATAGACATGGTCATAACAAAATCAGTCAGCAGATTTGCAAGAAATACAGTAGACTCGCTCCAGACCATCAGAAAACTTAAAGAAAAGAATATAGCCATATTTTTTGAAAAAGAAGGTGTGAATACCCTAGAAAGTACAGGAGAATTACTGATTACCATCTTAAGCAGTCAAGCACAAGAAGAAAGCAGAAACCTAAGTGAAAATACAAAATGGGGTTTAACAAGAAGATATGAAAATGGAATTGTCAGCATCAATCATAAGAAGTTTATGGGATATACCAAAGATGAAAATGGTGAACTAGTCATAGTACCTGAACAAGCAGAAATAGTGAGACGAATTTTCAGAATGTATTTAGAAGGAAGTAGTATAGGGGAGATTATAAAAGCTCTGGAGGCAGATAAAATCAAAACTGTCACAGGAAAGGAAACATGGCATCCTGGTGTAATAGAAAAAATGTTAGTCAATGAAAAGTATATGGGAGATGCCCTAATGCAGAAAACCTACACCGTAGACTTCCTAACAAAGAAACGAGTGAAGAATAACGGAATCGTACCTCAGTATTATATAGAAGATAATCACGAGGCTATCATACCAAAGGAATTATTTTATAAGGTACAGGAAGAAAAGGCTAGAAGAGCCAGCTTGAATAAAGCGGCAGTTACAAGAAAGGCAAATAAGCTAAAAAAAGAAAAGAGCAAATTCAGCTCCAAATATGCATTAACAGAAATTTTAGTATGTGCCGAATGTGGACATCCATACCGTAGGCAGACATGGTCAAAATATGGACAAAAAAGCGCAGTATGGCGATGTGAGAACAGGCTAAAGAATGGGGCAAAGGCATCTTGCAAGCACTCGCCTACCTTAAAAGAAGAACCACTACATAATGCCATTATGACAGCTATTAATAATGTAGTAGAAAACAATGGAGATTTTATAGGAGCTTTCAGAGAAAATGTCATCAGAGTCATCGGCGGATACTCAACCAAAGATATCCCTACAGAATATGACGAACAGATTGAATCCCTGCAAAAGGAGATGCTAGCCTTAATCGAAGAAAACGCAAAACAAGGAGCTGTAGCAGAAGATTTTGATAATGAGTACAAAAGAATATCAGAGAAGATAAACGAGCTTAAACAGGCGAAATTAAAGCTTGTAAGGGAGAAGAAACAGGCTGAGAACTATAAACAGAAACTAACGGAAATGGACACTACCCTAAAGACTGTAAGACCACAGGTAAGAGAGTTTGATGAAGACTTAGTCAGAAGATTAATAAACACCATCAAAGTGAATAAGGGAGAGAGACTGGAGATACAGTTTGAATCAGGCATAGTGATGGAGCAGATGGTAGATTATTATGATTAA
- a CDS encoding DUF1837 domain-containing protein → MLKEEIVRRLTNNDSLFNKMHIIRQKFDIIPEQNEHIGTCIKYLDISEMRKEFINDLVDTIVDWVYSSEKYEQLVKVFVDKGKSTASANSEIIRKAHQKFRKGTEKDLLIQGQFGELLLFNFIQKHFEAVPLLRKMKITTSSKHERFGADAIHYKIDNDKNIIILGEAKTYTSDYKFNEAFQVALDSILDTYQKHREELNLYIHEDFLDSEMNEVAESYLEGTMENVEIHLVSIITYNETKKINITSQDMIHEQIETIIKERFKKFDNDKIDVKSNPILSRITYIVFPVWELEQLARILQDYL, encoded by the coding sequence ATGTTAAAAGAAGAAATAGTAAGAAGACTCACTAATAATGACTCTTTGTTTAATAAAATGCATATCATCAGGCAAAAATTTGACATAATACCTGAGCAAAATGAACACATTGGGACGTGTATTAAATATCTCGATATATCAGAGATGCGAAAAGAGTTTATTAATGATCTGGTGGATACAATAGTCGACTGGGTATATTCTTCGGAAAAATATGAACAACTAGTAAAGGTATTTGTGGATAAAGGGAAATCAACTGCATCTGCTAACTCAGAGATAATAAGAAAAGCGCATCAAAAGTTCCGTAAAGGAACTGAAAAGGACTTGTTAATACAAGGCCAATTTGGAGAACTGTTGTTATTTAACTTCATCCAGAAGCATTTTGAAGCTGTTCCTCTCTTAAGAAAAATGAAGATTACTACATCGTCAAAACACGAAAGATTTGGTGCTGATGCAATTCATTATAAAATTGATAACGACAAAAACATTATTATCTTAGGTGAAGCAAAAACATATACAAGTGATTATAAATTTAATGAGGCATTCCAGGTGGCATTAGATAGCATATTGGATACTTATCAAAAACATAGAGAAGAATTGAATTTATATATTCATGAGGACTTTCTAGATAGTGAAATGAATGAGGTTGCAGAGTCATATTTAGAAGGAACAATGGAAAATGTAGAAATTCATTTGGTTAGCATCATAACATATAATGAGACTAAGAAAATTAATATAACCTCGCAAGATATGATACACGAGCAAATAGAAACAATTATTAAAGAGAGATTCAAGAAATTTGATAACGATAAAATTGATGTGAAGTCAAATCCAATCTTGAGTCGAATAACGTATATAGTATTTCCTGTTTGGGAGCTGGAGCAGTTAGCAAGAATACTCCAAGATTACTTGTAA
- a CDS encoding recombinase family protein gives MAKKVRKIEPVKQKVILELQPKKRVCAYCRVSTDSREQQNSFSAQVEYYKTFIGKRDDWEYTGIYADEAKSGTQVKKRDEFLRMIKDCEDGKIDMIITKSVTRFARNTVDSIEAIRKLKALGIGVYFEKEHINTLSEKSEQMITILSSLAQGEAESISTNNKWAVKKRFQDGTFKLSDPAYGYTKDEDGNLIIKEDEAKIVRRIFHEYLNGKGSYIIARYLNDDNVPTIRSAEEWQDSVVKEILQNSIYEGDLLLQKTYTTEVLPFERKSNKGELPQYFIENNHEPIITRKEGQMVREIYEYRRNQMGVDDSGKYQNRYEFSSKIICKECGSTFRRQKIYIGKPYEKIQWCCVQHIRNISKCSMKAVREDIIKETFLTMWNKLISNYTDILYPLLESLKNLRTDHEQEEEIKKLNNRIMELTEQSHILSRVVSKGYIDSAIFIERQNALTVELEAIKKMRNQCLDNNGYEKEIIGTARLLEIIRYNPEIIEEYDENLFLHTVENIIIGENYEITFKLINNLELTEYYGK, from the coding sequence ATGGCAAAGAAAGTAAGAAAAATAGAACCTGTAAAGCAAAAGGTTATTTTAGAATTACAACCTAAAAAACGAGTTTGTGCCTACTGCAGAGTAAGTACTGATTCAAGAGAACAACAGAATTCCTTTTCTGCACAAGTAGAATATTACAAGACTTTTATCGGAAAAAGAGATGACTGGGAATACACAGGAATCTACGCTGATGAAGCCAAAAGTGGTACGCAAGTAAAAAAACGTGATGAATTTCTACGGATGATAAAAGACTGTGAAGACGGCAAAATTGATATGATCATTACAAAATCCGTCACAAGGTTTGCTAGAAATACAGTAGACAGTATTGAGGCTATCAGAAAGCTAAAAGCACTTGGTATCGGGGTATATTTTGAGAAAGAACATATTAATACCCTATCAGAAAAAAGTGAGCAGATGATTACCATACTAAGCTCCCTTGCACAAGGAGAGGCAGAAAGCATCTCCACTAATAACAAATGGGCAGTTAAAAAGAGATTTCAAGATGGAACATTTAAGCTTAGTGATCCTGCTTATGGATATACCAAGGATGAAGATGGAAATCTCATAATAAAAGAAGATGAAGCAAAGATTGTCCGTAGAATTTTTCATGAATATCTAAATGGCAAAGGCTCGTATATAATAGCAAGGTATTTAAATGACGATAATGTCCCAACCATACGCTCAGCAGAAGAATGGCAGGACAGTGTAGTAAAAGAAATCTTACAAAATTCCATCTACGAGGGAGACTTATTATTACAAAAGACATATACAACTGAGGTACTTCCCTTTGAAAGAAAATCAAATAAAGGGGAACTGCCTCAGTATTTTATTGAAAACAATCACGAACCCATTATTACAAGAAAAGAAGGGCAGATGGTCCGAGAAATTTATGAATATCGAAGAAATCAAATGGGAGTAGATGATAGTGGAAAATACCAAAACAGATATGAATTTAGCAGCAAAATCATCTGCAAGGAATGTGGTAGCACCTTTAGGAGACAAAAGATTTATATCGGTAAACCGTATGAAAAAATTCAGTGGTGCTGTGTCCAGCATATAAGGAATATAAGTAAATGCAGCATGAAAGCTGTAAGGGAGGATATTATAAAAGAAACCTTCCTAACCATGTGGAATAAACTTATAAGTAATTATACAGATATCCTTTATCCACTACTTGAATCCTTGAAGAATTTAAGAACGGATCATGAGCAGGAAGAAGAAATTAAAAAACTAAATAATAGAATTATGGAATTAACAGAGCAGAGTCATATCCTTAGTAGAGTCGTATCGAAAGGGTATATTGACTCTGCTATTTTTATAGAAAGACAAAATGCTCTGACTGTAGAACTTGAAGCTATTAAGAAAATGAGGAATCAATGCCTTGATAATAACGGTTATGAAAAAGAAATCATAGGAACAGCAAGGCTACTAGAAATCATAAGGTATAACCCAGAGATTATAGAAGAGTATGACGAAAACCTATTTCTCCATACAGTGGAAAATATTATTATCGGTGAAAATTATGAGATTACCTTCAAGCTAATTAATAATCTGGAGCTGACAGAGTATTATGGAAAGTGA
- a CDS encoding ImmA/IrrE family metallo-endopeptidase, which yields MIDSFKIYKKANALVKRIGTRDTRQIANELGIKIYYENYDDLLGMYTYRWKQRIIFINNNLDDHMRQMVLAHEIGHDIFHRNLASNGLKEFELFDMKNTTEYEANIFGSHLLIDNDEVLALARDGYDIVQISSMLNSHINLLLIKMQEMNKMGYDFNVPYRPEGDFLKKIKV from the coding sequence TTGATTGACTCTTTCAAAATATATAAGAAAGCAAATGCTCTTGTCAAACGTATAGGGACAAGGGATACCAGACAGATTGCTAATGAACTAGGTATCAAAATTTATTACGAGAATTACGATGACCTACTTGGCATGTATACCTATCGTTGGAAGCAACGTATAATCTTTATTAATAATAATTTAGATGACCACATGCGCCAGATGGTATTAGCACATGAAATCGGTCATGATATTTTTCATAGAAATTTAGCCAGTAATGGTCTTAAGGAATTTGAGCTTTTCGATATGAAAAATACTACCGAATACGAAGCCAATATCTTTGGTTCTCATCTATTAATTGACAATGATGAGGTGTTAGCTCTAGCTCGAGATGGTTATGATATAGTGCAGATTTCAAGCATGTTAAATTCACATATTAATCTGCTTCTGATAAAGATGCAGGAAATGAATAAAATGGGGTATGATTTTAATGTACCTTATCGTCCTGAAGGTGATTTTTTGAAGAAGATAAAAGTATAA
- a CDS encoding sigma factor-like helix-turn-helix DNA-binding protein codes for MGFNYSKEKFIFDREWEKLREQYQKVGMSEKAIQELYEFDWSWFRMRRNYENRVQAIPEENIDDQNAETRSNLFQRFTSLSTSFDEMELSGRYAWIDTISDDALSKKLRDLSDDELELLTLLALEGYTQREIARKLHCSQNAISKRLIKIKRILKEK; via the coding sequence ATGGGTTTTAATTATAGCAAAGAAAAATTTATCTTTGATAGAGAATGGGAGAAATTACGTGAGCAATACCAAAAAGTTGGAATGAGTGAGAAAGCAATACAGGAACTATATGAATTCGATTGGAGCTGGTTTCGCATGAGAAGAAACTACGAAAATCGTGTACAAGCTATACCAGAAGAAAATATAGATGATCAAAATGCAGAAACACGCTCTAATCTGTTTCAAAGGTTTACATCACTATCCACAAGTTTTGATGAAATGGAGCTTTCAGGAAGGTACGCTTGGATAGATACTATTTCTGATGATGCACTTTCTAAAAAACTAAGAGATTTAAGTGATGATGAATTAGAGCTTTTAACTTTATTGGCTTTAGAAGGTTATACGCAGCGTGAAATTGCAAGGAAATTGCACTGTTCACAAAATGCCATATCCAAAAGATTAATCAAAATAAAAAGAATATTAAAAGAAAAATAA
- a CDS encoding helix-turn-helix transcriptional regulator produces the protein MRFGEKLRDLRKGKDMTQTDLAKEIGVSLRTIISYENSNSYPKKREVYSKLATLFNVDINYLLTEDEEFITKAKTKYGNRGARQAEDLVAEIGGLFAGGELSEADKDAVMRSLQQAYWDAKEENKKYTPKKYRTDDDNNNN, from the coding sequence ATGAGATTTGGAGAAAAACTTAGAGACTTACGGAAAGGGAAAGATATGACCCAGACTGACTTGGCAAAAGAAATCGGTGTTTCACTACGTACAATTATTAGCTACGAAAATAGTAACAGCTATCCAAAGAAACGAGAAGTTTATTCCAAATTAGCTACACTTTTTAATGTCGATATTAATTATCTTTTGACCGAAGATGAAGAATTTATCACAAAGGCAAAAACTAAATATGGCAATCGTGGTGCAAGACAAGCTGAAGACTTAGTTGCTGAAATTGGTGGATTATTTGCAGGTGGTGAATTATCAGAAGCAGATAAGGATGCTGTTATGCGCTCCTTACAACAAGCTTATTGGGATGCCAAAGAGGAAAACAAGAAGTATACTCCTAAAAAATATAGAACAGATGACGATAATAATAATAATTAA
- a CDS encoding single-stranded DNA-binding protein: MPTVNELLDKAKGELSNLLHGEVFLLRDLFKGYEWNRISRSDRLLLGTLFLNYIKSDNLCVVPIEKTSSGQQRYAKK, encoded by the coding sequence ATGCCAACTGTGAATGAATTATTAGATAAAGCAAAAGGTGAGTTATCAAATCTATTACATGGAGAAGTATTCCTTTTACGTGATCTGTTCAAGGGTTACGAATGGAATCGGATTTCTCGGAGTGATCGATTGCTACTTGGCACCTTATTTCTCAATTATATTAAATCAGATAATCTATGTGTTGTTCCGATTGAAAAAACATCGTCAGGGCAACAGAGATATGCAAAAAAATGA